The region GCTCTCTTCGGGTAATGGATTAAGGAAGACGAAGAAGTTTTTAAAACGATGTTTTTGTAATTTCTTGACACTTATCCTGGTTTCCCTTACTTTTTAAATACATGCTGAATTATATTTATTTCTTTTTTTCTTTCCTCATTGGATTGTCTATTGCCACCAAAGCAAGTGTACCGCAGGTTTTGGTTACAATTAAACCTATCCATTCTTTGGTTGCGGGCGTTATGGAGGGGATGAATTCTCCGACGCTTTTGATGAGTGGGGAGAGCTCTCCCCATACTCAAAATTTAAAACCATCCGAGGTAAGACAAATTAATGCCGCTCAAGTTGTTGTTTGGGTAGGACCTTCTTATGAGACAGCCTTGCAGCGTGTGATAGAGACACCAAAAGTTGGCCAACGTATCATCACACTTCAAGATAAGCCAGGAATGAAATTATATCCGATGCGACAGGGAGGACTGTGGGGAAGTCACGTTCACGGGTCTGAAGAAGATCATTCTTGTGGTCATCAACATAACGACCAAGATTTAGACGGACATCTTTGGCTTGATCCTGATAATGCCAAAGCTATTGTTATTGCCATTGCTCAAGAACTAAGTGTGCTTGATCCAAAACATCAGAAAGATTATCACACGAATGCACAAAATGTTATCAGTCGGTTAGAAGATTTAGATCAAAATCTGAAGGAAATCTTAATGTCCGTTAAAAACAAACCCTATGTGGTTTATCATGATGGGACACAATATTTCGATCGCCATTACAAAACAAGAGCAATAGGTGTGCTTATTGGAGATAGTCATTATGGACTTAATGCTCAACACTTCCTGCAAGTTTCCGAGTATATCCGAGTGCAAAAAGTGAGTTGTGTTTTTACAGAACCGCAATTTCCGACAGATATTATTAGCTCCCTTATGGAAAAGACGGGTACACGAATAGAAACTTTGGACTATTTGGGCGTTGGTTTAGAAGCAGATAGAGATGCTTATTTTGTGATGATGCAAAACCTGGCGAGTGCTTTTTTAAAAGGGCTTTCAGATTCTTGAGATTAACCGATGGAAATTTCCATATCTTCGTGAGTTGATCCTGATTGGGGCCAAATATTTGTATCTCGATCTTCATCAAACTGGGGGGAATTAAATTTCACATAATCAACTCTTACTAACAGAAGTTCATCTGGGTTTAACCCCCCCAAATGATCAGTAGGCTTCAAACTTCGCGTAAATCGGCTTCTTACTTTACGACCTAAAGAATGAAAAACACCCCCGGTTTCAGATGAAATCTGGTGGGTATAGGATAAAAGATAGGCGCACGCACTCATGGCAAAATCTCCTTATACTTAAGAAAATAGGATAAACACTTCCAAAAACAAGCTTTGATGCCAGAAAAATTCTAAAGATTTTACTTTTCTTGATCCATCCCCCCAATGCGCATAGCAAGAGCTGCCTCTATAAAACAATCAATATCTCCATCCAGCACACCCGAAGCATTACCTCGTTCAACGCCTGTACGAGTATCTTTTACCATTTGATAGGGCTGTAAAACATAAGAACGAATTTGATGCCCCCAACCGATATCAGTCTTTCCAGCACTTTGAGCGGTTAGTTTTTCTTCTTTCTTTCGCAATTCTAGTTCGT is a window of Alphaproteobacteria bacterium DNA encoding:
- a CDS encoding zinc ABC transporter substrate-binding protein, translating into MLNYIYFFFSFLIGLSIATKASVPQVLVTIKPIHSLVAGVMEGMNSPTLLMSGESSPHTQNLKPSEVRQINAAQVVVWVGPSYETALQRVIETPKVGQRIITLQDKPGMKLYPMRQGGLWGSHVHGSEEDHSCGHQHNDQDLDGHLWLDPDNAKAIVIAIAQELSVLDPKHQKDYHTNAQNVISRLEDLDQNLKEILMSVKNKPYVVYHDGTQYFDRHYKTRAIGVLIGDSHYGLNAQHFLQVSEYIRVQKVSCVFTEPQFPTDIISSLMEKTGTRIETLDYLGVGLEADRDAYFVMMQNLASAFLKGLSDS